The genomic DNA CGATCACGCGCATTCCCGCACCGACTCTGCCGCTCCTGTACTCCATGCCGCGCCCCCTTTCGATGAATCTATCCGCTGACGCACAGCCCCGACAAAGCATTATGGGATAGTGCTGCGCTGCGCTCAACATGAAAACGCGTCCGGCCCACGCACGTTGACTGCCTCGGGCAAAGACGCTATCCTCCGCGATAAGCACCGACGCCTCCTGAAAGGAACCCGATGTCGTTACATGACCGTTTGACCGAAGATCTCAAATCAGCGATGAAGTCGCGAGACCAACTACGCATGGACGTCATCCGCATGATCAAAGCCGCCGTGCAATACAAGGAAGTCGAGCTGAAACAAGATCTGGACGATGCCGCGATGAGCCGGATCATGACCACGCTCATCAAGCAACGCAAGGAAGCCGCCGAGCAATTCGAAAAGGGCAACCGGCAGGACCTGGCGACGAAAGAACGGCAGGAGATCAGCATCATCGAGGGGTATCTCCCCGCCGCGCTCTCCTCCGATGAACTGGCCCGGATCGTCGACGCCGCGGTGAAGGAATCCGGCGCTACGGCCCTCAAAGACATGGGCCAGGTGATGAAAGCCGTCATGGCCCGCTTGGCCGGCCAATCCGTAGACGGCAAAGTCGTCAGCGATCTGGTCAAAGCCGCTCTTCAACGTTAAATGTGCCGGCTCCGGCACCACCACTCTTAATCTCTTCCTCGATTCTGCCGATACGGCTCCTGACGGATGGCATTACGCCGATGCCATCCCGGGTATGTCTCACATTCAACATGCCCGATCGGCAGGCATCGCACCTGCTCACACGCCACCAAGCGAACGAGGCTGCTCATGGGCATCCTGATCGTTGACGATTCTCCCGACCAACAGCTGCTGCTGAAAGCCGTGCTGAACAAAGCCGGTCATCAGGACCTGCTCATCGCGGACTCGGCCGCTTCAGCCTACGACCACCTTGGCATCAATCAGCCCCAGCCGAACGGGCAGGCACCCGCCATTGATTTGATCCTGATGGACTTTCTTATGCCGGGCATCGACGGGGTGGCCGCCACACAGCGTATCAAGAGCCTGGAAAACCTGCGGGATATCCCTGTGATCGTCGTCACGGCGAAGACCGCCCTGGGGGATCTTCAGGCGGCTTTCGCGGCCGGCGCGATGGACTTCATCACGAAGCCGGTCAATAGTGTGGAACTGCTCGCCCGGGTGAATTCCGCGCTGATGCTCAAGAAAGAAATGGACTGTCGCAAAACCCGTGAAATGGAGCTTCGCCGCAGCAATGCCGAACTCCAACAGGCGTTGCGCGAAGTAAAAGTGCTGAAAGGCCTGGTGCCGATCTGTGCCTCCTGCAAGAAAATCCGGAACGATCAGGGGTTCTGGCAACAATTGGAAGAGTATATCCAGCAACATTCGGAAGCCGAATTCAGTCACGGCCTCTGCACCCCCTGCATTAAAAAGCATTACCCTGGCGTTTACCCCGACTAGCTGCTAGCATCGTCCTACGACACACTTTCAGGGAGACACTGACCATGGGTATCCTGATCGTCGACGACTCGACGGACGATCGTCTGTTGATTCAATCCATCCTCGCCAATGCCGGTTACGAAGAAACCTTTGGGGCGGAGTCCGCCGCCGCGGCATTCCGGTTGCTCGGGCTCGACGGCCCGCGGCAAATGACGGGCCGAGTGGATCTGATCCTGATGGATATCGTCATGCCTGCCACCAACGGGATCGAGGCCTGCCGGCAGATCAAAGCCGTCGAACGCTATCGCGACATCCCGATCATCAT from Nitrospira sp. ND1 includes the following:
- a CDS encoding GatB/YqeY domain-containing protein is translated as MSLHDRLTEDLKSAMKSRDQLRMDVIRMIKAAVQYKEVELKQDLDDAAMSRIMTTLIKQRKEAAEQFEKGNRQDLATKERQEISIIEGYLPAALSSDELARIVDAAVKESGATALKDMGQVMKAVMARLAGQSVDGKVVSDLVKAALQR
- a CDS encoding PleD family two-component system response regulator; the protein is MGILIVDDSPDQQLLLKAVLNKAGHQDLLIADSAASAYDHLGINQPQPNGQAPAIDLILMDFLMPGIDGVAATQRIKSLENLRDIPVIVVTAKTALGDLQAAFAAGAMDFITKPVNSVELLARVNSALMLKKEMDCRKTREMELRRSNAELQQALREVKVLKGLVPICASCKKIRNDQGFWQQLEEYIQQHSEAEFSHGLCTPCIKKHYPGVYPD